A window of Geobacter sp. contains these coding sequences:
- a CDS encoding metalloregulator ArsR/SmtB family transcription factor, producing MDFDKQMNFDAEADILKVLGHPVRLKIVAGLCSKECNVKHIWECLGLPQATVSQHLALLKNKGIIEGKRDGVEVFYAVTNPLAKKIVDILLT from the coding sequence ATGGATTTCGATAAACAGATGAATTTTGATGCCGAGGCCGACATCCTGAAGGTACTGGGGCACCCGGTCCGCCTGAAGATCGTTGCTGGACTCTGCTCCAAGGAATGCAACGTAAAGCATATCTGGGAATGCCTGGGCCTGCCACAGGCAACGGTTTCCCAGCATCTTGCGCTGCTGAAGAACAAGGGAATCATCGAGGGGAAACGGGACGGCGTCGAGGTCTTCTATGCCGTAACCAACCCTCTCGCAAAAAAAATAGTTGATATCCTCCTCACCTGA
- a CDS encoding ATP-binding cassette domain-containing protein: MTMPLLETREITKRFTTTPSFGPRQVLTAVAGVSIRLEAGETLGIAGESGCGKSTLAKLIMGLTPPSGGEVLYRGTPLSVMTSADRRTFRKGVQIVFQDPFSSLNPRMRIGETIGEPLQIHGLARGKALQERIADLMQQVGLSPDHAQRFPHEFSGGQRQRIGIARALAAGPQVVIADEPVSALDLSIQAQIINLLMSLKQMYGLAFLFIAHDLSVVRHISDRIAIMYLGRIVEAGTRDAIFDSFLHPYTEALVSAIPRVGADKERQRIVLAGDVPSPLAIPAGCPFSSRCRYAREICRAETPQLDEKEPGHWAACHFSNDLFR, encoded by the coding sequence ATGACCATGCCACTCCTGGAAACCAGGGAAATCACGAAGCGATTTACCACAACCCCCTCCTTCGGACCACGCCAGGTGCTGACGGCTGTCGCCGGCGTCAGTATCCGCCTGGAAGCCGGCGAAACCCTGGGCATCGCCGGGGAATCGGGGTGCGGCAAGTCAACCCTTGCCAAGCTGATTATGGGGCTCACTCCCCCTTCCGGCGGCGAGGTCCTCTATCGCGGCACTCCCCTCTCTGTCATGACGTCCGCGGATCGGCGCACCTTTCGCAAAGGGGTGCAGATCGTGTTCCAGGACCCGTTCTCGTCCCTCAACCCCCGTATGCGGATCGGCGAGACCATTGGCGAACCACTGCAGATCCACGGCCTGGCAAGGGGCAAGGCCCTGCAGGAACGGATCGCCGACCTGATGCAGCAGGTCGGGCTCAGCCCTGATCACGCCCAACGGTTCCCGCACGAGTTTTCCGGTGGCCAACGTCAGCGGATCGGCATTGCCAGGGCTCTGGCTGCCGGCCCGCAGGTAGTCATCGCCGATGAACCGGTCTCAGCCCTCGACCTCTCCATCCAGGCCCAGATCATCAATCTTCTCATGAGCCTGAAACAAATGTACGGGCTGGCCTTTCTCTTCATTGCCCACGACCTGTCCGTGGTGCGGCACATCAGCGACCGGATCGCCATCATGTACCTGGGCAGGATCGTTGAGGCCGGGACGCGGGATGCCATCTTCGACTCCTTCCTCCACCCCTACACCGAGGCGCTGGTATCGGCCATCCCCCGAGTTGGTGCCGACAAAGAACGACAGCGGATCGTCCTTGCCGGCGACGTTCCGAGCCCCCTGGCAATCCCCGCCGGATGCCCCTTCAGCAGCCGCTGCCGCTACGCGCGCGAGATCTGCCGGGCCGAGACGCCGCAGCTCGACGAGAAGGAGCCCGGCCACTGGGCAGCCTGTCATTTCAGCAACGATCTTTTTCGTTAA
- a CDS encoding ATP-binding cassette domain-containing protein, whose product MTPLLDVQGLATHFELSGRHVKAVRNVSFTVEAGETLAIVGESGCGKSMTALSLLRLVPPGGRIVSGSIKLGGTDLLQLDDAEMRRIRGARIAMIFQEPMTSLNPVLTVGSQVVEGLQLHRGLSRRDALAESINLLRQVGIPAPESRCREYPHQLSGGMRQRAMIAMALACRPELLIADEPTTALDVTIQAQILDLLNEVRSAHRMGMILISHDLGVVAENAQRTAIMYAGQIVETAPTGELFTSPLHPYTEGLLRALPQNTPPGTELATIAGQVPDLGGDLAGCGFCDRCPAHDWQCRTETPPLREPQPGHLVRCWRFP is encoded by the coding sequence GTGACCCCGTTGCTCGACGTCCAAGGACTTGCTACCCACTTCGAACTCTCCGGCCGCCATGTCAAGGCGGTACGCAACGTGAGCTTCACCGTCGAGGCAGGAGAAACCCTGGCGATCGTCGGCGAATCGGGCTGCGGCAAGAGTATGACGGCTCTCTCCCTGCTACGCCTGGTTCCCCCGGGGGGGAGAATTGTCAGCGGCTCCATCAAGCTGGGCGGGACCGACCTGCTGCAGCTGGACGACGCGGAGATGCGGCGTATCCGGGGGGCCAGGATCGCCATGATCTTTCAGGAGCCGATGACCTCCCTGAATCCGGTATTGACCGTCGGTTCGCAGGTTGTCGAAGGGTTGCAACTCCATCGGGGCCTGTCCCGTCGGGATGCGCTTGCTGAAAGCATCAATCTCCTGCGCCAGGTGGGCATCCCCGCTCCGGAATCGCGCTGCCGCGAGTACCCGCACCAGCTCTCCGGAGGCATGCGTCAACGCGCCATGATCGCCATGGCCCTGGCCTGTCGTCCAGAGCTCCTCATTGCCGATGAACCGACCACTGCTCTTGACGTCACCATCCAGGCCCAGATCCTTGACCTGCTCAACGAGGTTCGCTCCGCACACCGGATGGGCATGATCCTCATATCCCACGACCTGGGGGTCGTTGCCGAAAACGCCCAGCGGACAGCCATCATGTATGCGGGGCAGATCGTGGAAACCGCACCCACGGGCGAACTCTTTACATCTCCGCTCCACCCGTACACCGAGGGGCTCCTCAGGGCGCTGCCGCAAAACACCCCTCCGGGAACAGAGCTGGCAACCATTGCCGGCCAGGTCCCCGATCTGGGCGGCGATCTGGCCGGCTGCGGCTTCTGTGACCGCTGCCCGGCACACGACTGGCAGTGCCGCACGGAAACGCCGCCGTTGCGCGAGCCGCAGCCGGGGCACCTGGTCAGGTGCTGGAGATTTCCATGA
- a CDS encoding GAF domain-containing protein codes for MISLKTKILGIAALVVATIVSISALLNLNYQNQIIFSIAERNTALLTETIKGSITDAMLAGHSDEIRKIFSHITSKNMIKTLRIIDESGKVLNSANHSEIGTTAFSNALIAYRRGVQSSASLLDNRVFVSISPILNAPACIRCHESSQKVLGLLEIETSLDYVHGIVSENRKQTVIATAIIILLLVISISLLMVVYLDKPVSILINAMQRLEQGEFAHTPTFTSSKEMNLLSRHYNRMVKRLHLLMENAVKNEGELVRAQDKLEHHHETQIMNEQLEQQLREIEALNRSLVERIEEIEEANYKIADLAGELEDKNSTLERAVARLSTLHKVGLAIGSTMELGPLFHLVVRSTMETLQARIGFIALHDTETQTISISTLLGEQKLPMEEFTVPADACEVSSWVVAHRRPLLISNMADYPHFIAQSPLGFEKKTVISVPLRVKEEVIGTINVINRWDNTSFSNEDLELLTTIAGQASIAINNAKLYDEQQKTYLSTIQSLVSAIEASDSYTRGHSERVTHYSLLLAKKLDLPPERLNIIERAAILHDIGKIGIDLTLLHKKGGLSSNEIIQMREHPAIGMKILEPIGFLQDVRICIGQHHERFDGQGYPQCHGSESLLLEARILAIADAFDAMTSDRPYRKALPVAIAIAELRDHAGTQFDPELVEQFISALAEEEPADSLQTPAETVPAGISCCSV; via the coding sequence ATGATTTCGCTCAAAACCAAAATTCTCGGCATTGCCGCCCTTGTCGTCGCAACGATCGTTTCGATTTCAGCTCTGCTGAATCTCAATTATCAGAACCAGATCATCTTCAGCATCGCTGAACGGAACACCGCCCTGCTCACCGAGACCATCAAGGGCTCTATCACCGATGCCATGCTTGCCGGCCACTCGGACGAGATCAGGAAGATCTTCTCCCACATCACCTCCAAGAACATGATCAAGACCCTCCGGATCATCGACGAATCCGGCAAGGTACTCAACTCGGCAAACCATTCGGAAATCGGGACCACCGCCTTCAGCAATGCCCTGATCGCCTACCGGCGAGGGGTGCAGTCATCAGCCAGCCTCCTGGACAACAGGGTCTTCGTCAGCATTTCCCCTATCCTCAATGCCCCGGCCTGCATTCGTTGTCACGAATCGTCCCAAAAGGTCCTCGGCCTGCTGGAGATCGAGACATCGCTGGATTACGTGCACGGCATCGTCTCGGAGAACAGAAAGCAGACCGTCATAGCCACTGCCATCATCATTCTGCTCCTGGTAATCTCCATCTCGCTGCTGATGGTAGTCTACCTGGACAAACCGGTCAGCATCCTGATCAACGCCATGCAGCGCCTGGAACAGGGTGAATTCGCCCATACGCCGACCTTTACCAGCAGCAAAGAGATGAACCTCCTGTCGCGGCACTACAACCGTATGGTAAAACGGCTGCACCTGCTCATGGAAAATGCGGTGAAGAACGAGGGGGAACTGGTGCGGGCGCAGGATAAGCTGGAGCACCACCACGAAACCCAGATCATGAACGAGCAGCTGGAACAGCAGCTCAGGGAGATCGAAGCGCTGAACCGCTCATTGGTGGAACGGATCGAGGAGATCGAAGAGGCGAATTACAAGATTGCGGATCTGGCCGGAGAACTGGAAGACAAGAACTCGACCCTGGAACGTGCCGTGGCAAGGCTCTCCACCCTCCACAAGGTGGGCCTTGCCATCGGATCGACCATGGAGCTGGGTCCCCTCTTTCACCTGGTGGTCAGATCCACCATGGAGACGCTGCAGGCCCGGATCGGCTTCATTGCCCTCCACGACACCGAGACCCAAACCATCTCCATTTCCACCCTCCTGGGTGAGCAGAAGCTCCCCATGGAAGAGTTCACCGTGCCGGCAGATGCCTGCGAAGTCTCGTCATGGGTGGTTGCCCACCGGAGACCGCTTTTGATCTCCAACATGGCCGATTATCCGCACTTCATCGCCCAGAGCCCGCTCGGCTTCGAGAAGAAGACTGTGATCAGCGTGCCGCTGCGGGTCAAGGAAGAGGTCATCGGCACCATCAATGTCATCAACCGCTGGGACAATACCTCCTTTTCCAACGAGGACCTGGAACTCCTGACCACCATAGCCGGGCAGGCGAGCATTGCCATTAACAACGCCAAGCTCTATGACGAACAGCAGAAAACCTATCTCAGCACCATCCAGTCCCTTGTTTCTGCCATCGAGGCCAGCGACAGCTACACGCGCGGCCACTCGGAACGCGTGACCCACTACAGCCTGCTCCTGGCGAAAAAGCTCGACCTCCCTCCCGAGCGCCTCAACATCATCGAGCGGGCCGCGATCCTGCACGATATCGGCAAGATCGGCATCGACCTCACCCTGCTCCACAAAAAAGGGGGGCTCTCCAGCAATGAGATCATCCAGATGCGCGAACATCCGGCCATCGGGATGAAAATCCTGGAACCGATCGGGTTTCTCCAGGATGTCCGGATCTGCATCGGCCAGCACCATGAGCGCTTCGACGGACAGGGTTACCCGCAGTGCCACGGCTCGGAATCGCTCTTGCTGGAGGCCCGCATCCTGGCCATCGCCGACGCCTTCGATGCCATGACCTCGGACCGTCCCTATCGCAAGGCCCTGCCGGTTGCCATTGCCATCGCTGAGCTCCGCGATCATGCCGGAACCCAGTTCGATCCGGAGCTGGTGGAACAGTTCATCTCGGCGCTGGCAGAGGAAGAGCCGGCAGATTCCCTGCAGACGCCTGCCGAAACTGTCCCCGCCGGTATCAGCTGCTGCAGCGTATAG
- a CDS encoding SpoIID/LytB domain-containing protein: MLLIPAVTTGSFPSQQEMIRVALLKGGESVRIDGNGILATDDAGEPLRLGFPVEIRRGKGGVVINGRTLRGLKISAPVFVQVNGKGYRGVIEVSSADKGLLVVNELPLEEYLVGLINCEISSQWPMEAVKAQAVIARSYAIFQKEARKNAPYQLESSVLDQVYEGCDIEDSRAARGVKETAGEVLTSNGAVIQAFYHSNCGGHTEAAENVWGYGLPYLQGVSCSYCQTANPYRWEQRISLKKIETQLKGAGYAVAGLRDIRPGVRNKSGRLNEVILSTARGRVAVPGAGFRKALGYSVIKSTNFEVRVVDDDALISGTGYGHGVGLCQWGAKQRAADGFTYREILSYYYPGTRLVNIYGE, translated from the coding sequence ATGCTGCTCATTCCGGCAGTGACGACAGGGTCCTTCCCCTCGCAGCAGGAGATGATCCGGGTCGCGTTGCTCAAGGGGGGCGAAAGCGTCAGGATAGACGGTAACGGCATCCTGGCCACTGACGACGCCGGCGAGCCTCTCCGCCTCGGATTCCCCGTTGAGATCCGCAGGGGCAAGGGAGGAGTGGTGATCAACGGCCGGACGCTTCGGGGGCTCAAGATCTCCGCTCCGGTCTTTGTACAGGTGAACGGCAAGGGGTACCGCGGGGTTATCGAGGTTTCTTCTGCCGACAAAGGCCTGCTGGTCGTCAACGAGCTACCCCTGGAAGAGTACCTGGTCGGTCTGATCAACTGCGAGATATCGTCCCAGTGGCCGATGGAGGCGGTGAAGGCCCAGGCGGTCATTGCCCGTTCCTACGCGATCTTCCAGAAAGAGGCGCGCAAGAATGCCCCCTATCAGCTCGAATCGTCCGTTCTGGATCAGGTCTATGAAGGGTGCGACATCGAGGACAGCCGGGCGGCCCGCGGTGTCAAGGAGACTGCCGGCGAGGTGTTGACCAGTAATGGCGCGGTGATCCAGGCCTTCTATCATTCGAACTGCGGCGGCCATACCGAGGCCGCGGAAAATGTCTGGGGGTACGGGCTCCCCTACCTCCAGGGGGTGAGCTGCAGCTACTGCCAGACCGCCAATCCGTATCGTTGGGAGCAGCGCATTTCACTCAAAAAGATCGAGACGCAACTGAAAGGTGCCGGCTATGCCGTTGCCGGACTTCGGGACATCCGTCCGGGCGTGCGCAACAAGAGCGGGCGGCTGAACGAGGTGATCCTGTCGACGGCGCGGGGGCGCGTTGCGGTTCCTGGCGCGGGATTCCGCAAGGCGCTCGGCTATAGCGTCATCAAGAGCACCAACTTCGAGGTGCGGGTCGTTGACGATGACGCCTTGATCAGCGGCACCGGATACGGCCACGGCGTCGGTCTCTGCCAGTGGGGCGCCAAGCAGCGCGCCGCAGACGGGTTCACCTACCGGGAGATCCTGTCGTACTATTATCCGGGCACCAGGCTTGTGAACATATACGGCGAGTGA
- the queA gene encoding tRNA preQ1(34) S-adenosylmethionine ribosyltransferase-isomerase QueA — protein MHLAEFDYNLPPELIAQVPAERRDAARLMTLRRADGLIGETVFQEIPALFRPGDLLVLNDTRVIPARLLGQKESGGKVEAFLVRRVTGSDEHWHCLVKSSKSPRPGTRFLFPGGVSAQVEGRGEGECWLLSFSPVAGFGAWLETYGRVPLPPYIKRQPGAADRERYQTVFAAADGAVAAPTAGLHFTPELLAAVKSRGVTVAPLTLHVGLGTFMPIRSEDLQEHRMHRERYLIPEATAALIRETRRSGGRVVALGTTTTRALEQAATEDGEIVAGEGEADIFIRPGYRFRVVDALITNFHLPCSTLLMLVAAFAGKDFLFNAYAEAVERRFRFYSYGDAMIIY, from the coding sequence ATGCACCTTGCCGAGTTCGACTATAACCTGCCGCCTGAGCTGATAGCGCAGGTGCCGGCAGAGCGCCGCGACGCTGCCCGCCTGATGACGCTGCGCAGGGCGGATGGCCTGATCGGGGAGACCGTTTTTCAGGAAATCCCCGCCCTTTTCAGGCCGGGAGACCTCCTGGTGCTGAACGATACCCGGGTGATTCCTGCCCGGCTCTTGGGGCAGAAGGAGAGCGGCGGCAAGGTCGAGGCCTTTCTGGTGCGGCGCGTAACGGGAAGCGATGAGCATTGGCACTGTCTGGTCAAGTCCTCCAAGTCTCCCCGGCCCGGCACCCGCTTCCTGTTTCCTGGAGGGGTTTCCGCCCAGGTTGAAGGGCGGGGTGAGGGGGAGTGCTGGCTTCTTTCCTTCAGCCCGGTTGCCGGGTTCGGCGCCTGGCTCGAAACGTACGGCAGGGTTCCGCTGCCCCCCTATATCAAGCGCCAACCCGGTGCTGCCGACCGTGAGCGGTACCAGACGGTCTTTGCCGCGGCAGATGGTGCGGTTGCCGCACCGACGGCCGGGCTGCATTTCACCCCGGAGCTTCTGGCCGCCGTGAAATCCCGCGGTGTGACGGTTGCGCCGCTGACTCTCCATGTCGGGCTCGGCACCTTCATGCCGATCCGCAGCGAGGATCTCCAGGAGCACCGGATGCACCGGGAGCGGTACCTGATTCCCGAGGCAACAGCTGCCCTGATTCGGGAAACGCGCCGCAGCGGCGGCCGGGTGGTTGCGCTGGGCACCACGACGACACGGGCGCTGGAACAGGCTGCGACAGAGGATGGCGAGATCGTTGCCGGTGAGGGGGAGGCTGATATATTCATCCGTCCCGGCTATCGGTTCAGGGTGGTGGATGCCCTGATCACCAATTTCCACCTCCCCTGTTCAACCTTGCTGATGCTGGTTGCCGCCTTTGCCGGCAAGGATTTTCTCTTTAACGCGTATGCCGAAGCGGTTGAGCGGAGGTTCCGTTTTTACAGTTACGGCGATGCCATGATCATCTATTGA
- the tgt gene encoding tRNA guanosine(34) transglycosylase Tgt — MSAIDFKLLKQDGKARLGSLTTPHGIIDTPIFMPVGTQATVKAMTPEELKQVDARIILANTYHLYIRPGHELIARMGGLHKFMGWDRPLLTDSGGFQVFSLSELRKITEDGVRFQSHLDGSYHTISPEGAIAIQEALGADIIMCFDECPPYPAEYQYVSTSMELTSRWAKRCKEAKKRQDQALFGIVQGGMYPELRAQSAADLREIGFDGYALGGLSVGEAPNLRYELMECCSGLLPTEQPRYVMGIGTPEDLVEGVYSGYDMFDCVMPTRNARNGMLFTSSGRINIKGAAYTEDSGPIDPECSCYVCRNYSRAYLRHLFRSGEILAARLNTWHNLHYYLALMTDMRAAIAADRFEDFRREFYAKRQ, encoded by the coding sequence TTGTCTGCAATCGATTTCAAGTTGCTGAAACAGGACGGGAAGGCCCGGCTCGGTTCTTTGACAACCCCCCACGGGATCATCGACACGCCCATCTTCATGCCGGTCGGTACCCAGGCCACGGTCAAGGCGATGACCCCCGAGGAGCTGAAGCAGGTCGACGCCCGGATCATCCTGGCCAATACCTACCATCTCTACATCCGGCCCGGCCACGAGCTGATAGCCCGGATGGGAGGGCTGCACAAGTTCATGGGGTGGGACAGGCCGCTCTTAACCGACAGCGGTGGTTTCCAGGTCTTCAGCCTGAGCGAGCTGCGCAAGATTACGGAAGACGGGGTCAGGTTCCAGTCCCATCTGGACGGTTCCTATCACACCATCTCGCCGGAAGGGGCCATTGCCATTCAGGAGGCGCTCGGGGCCGACATCATCATGTGCTTCGACGAGTGCCCCCCGTATCCTGCCGAATATCAGTATGTCAGCACCTCCATGGAGCTCACCTCCCGCTGGGCAAAACGGTGCAAGGAGGCGAAAAAGCGGCAGGACCAGGCGCTGTTCGGAATCGTGCAGGGGGGGATGTACCCGGAGCTGCGGGCACAAAGTGCCGCCGACCTCAGGGAGATCGGATTTGACGGGTATGCCTTGGGGGGGCTGTCGGTCGGCGAGGCGCCGAATCTGCGCTATGAACTGATGGAATGCTGTTCCGGCCTGCTGCCGACGGAACAGCCGCGCTACGTGATGGGTATCGGCACCCCGGAGGACCTGGTCGAAGGGGTCTACTCGGGTTATGACATGTTCGACTGCGTCATGCCGACCCGCAATGCCAGAAACGGCATGCTCTTTACCAGTTCGGGCCGGATCAACATCAAGGGTGCCGCCTATACCGAGGATAGCGGGCCCATTGATCCCGAATGCAGCTGTTATGTCTGCCGGAATTACAGTCGCGCCTATCTCCGCCATCTCTTCCGCTCCGGGGAGATCCTGGCGGCGCGACTCAATACCTGGCATAACCTGCACTACTATCTGGCGCTGATGACTGACATGCGTGCGGCCATAGCAGCCGATCGTTTCGAGGATTTCCGGCGGGAGTTTTACGCCAAGAGGCAATAA
- the yajC gene encoding preprotein translocase subunit YajC, with amino-acid sequence MLGLAFAMGQPPGGASAGGAQSALMNMIPLIFMFAIFYFLLIRPQQKKAKEHRALLDSLKKGDLVITACGMHGKVTAMEETVIQLEIANGVNVKFNKGHIASVVKKD; translated from the coding sequence ATGTTGGGTTTGGCTTTTGCAATGGGACAACCGCCCGGTGGCGCTTCGGCTGGGGGGGCGCAGAGCGCTTTGATGAACATGATTCCCCTTATCTTCATGTTCGCCATTTTCTACTTTCTCCTGATCCGGCCGCAGCAGAAAAAGGCAAAAGAGCATCGTGCGCTGCTGGACTCCCTGAAAAAAGGGGATCTGGTCATCACGGCCTGCGGCATGCACGGCAAGGTGACGGCCATGGAGGAGACGGTGATCCAGTTGGAAATCGCAAACGGGGTGAATGTGAAGTTCAACAAGGGCCACATCGCCAGCGTTGTCAAAAAGGATTGA
- the secD gene encoding protein translocase subunit SecD, translating into MSKGFGWRVSLIVLFLLLSFLYMVPTLVGTLPSWWKGWLPADKIHLGLDLQGGSHLVMEVDTVKAVEGSLDLIATDLEDTLTAQNLRYKRIARVAPDKVQLTLYDKGTADTVQAQVKKKYPEMELLPPFDEGGFVNIQLRMNEKVAKDRQDKAVAQALETIRNRIDQFGVSEPVIAREGLSNIVVQLPGIKDPKRAIELIGKTARLEFKLVDENINAAAATPGTVPEDEEILVEKRVDQTTGAVSEIPLVVKRKAMITGDLLTDAQVRIDSQFNQPYVAIEFNSTGARLFDQVTAANVGKRFAIVLDNTVYSAPVIRERISGGSAQISGSFTEKEAADLAIVLRAGSLPAPVKIIQNVTVGPSLGQDSINKGLMAGMVGVLLVVIFMAIYYKMSGLVANMGMVLNIIFLMGALAALGATLTLPGIAAIVLLVGMSVDSNVLIFERIREELRLGKTPSASIDAGYDKAFLTIMDSHVTTLITAAVLFQFGTGPVKGFAVSLSLGIIINLFTSLVATKVVFDFVLTRFRVRKLSL; encoded by the coding sequence ATGTCAAAGGGCTTCGGCTGGCGTGTCAGCCTGATCGTGCTGTTTCTGCTGCTGTCGTTTCTCTACATGGTCCCGACACTGGTCGGCACGCTGCCGTCATGGTGGAAGGGGTGGCTACCCGCTGACAAGATCCATCTCGGTCTTGACCTGCAGGGGGGGTCTCATCTGGTGATGGAGGTGGATACGGTGAAGGCGGTCGAAGGTTCACTCGACCTGATTGCCACCGATCTGGAGGATACCCTCACCGCTCAGAACCTTCGTTACAAGCGGATAGCCCGGGTGGCACCCGACAAGGTGCAGCTTACCCTGTACGACAAGGGTACTGCCGACACTGTCCAGGCCCAGGTGAAGAAGAAGTATCCGGAGATGGAACTGCTTCCCCCGTTTGACGAGGGTGGTTTTGTCAATATCCAGCTCCGGATGAACGAGAAGGTCGCCAAGGACCGCCAGGACAAGGCAGTGGCACAGGCGCTGGAGACCATCCGCAACCGGATTGACCAGTTCGGCGTTTCCGAGCCGGTAATTGCTCGCGAAGGCCTCAGCAACATCGTCGTGCAACTCCCCGGCATCAAGGACCCGAAGCGGGCCATCGAGCTGATCGGCAAGACCGCCCGGCTGGAGTTCAAGCTGGTGGACGAAAATATCAATGCTGCTGCGGCAACTCCCGGAACGGTCCCTGAGGATGAGGAGATCCTGGTGGAGAAGCGGGTCGACCAGACCACGGGTGCCGTCTCCGAGATTCCGCTGGTGGTGAAACGGAAGGCGATGATCACCGGTGATCTGCTCACCGATGCACAGGTGCGGATCGATTCCCAGTTCAACCAGCCGTATGTGGCCATCGAGTTCAATTCCACCGGAGCCAGGCTGTTCGACCAGGTCACGGCCGCCAACGTGGGCAAGCGGTTCGCCATTGTCCTCGACAACACGGTCTATTCTGCACCGGTTATCCGCGAGCGGATCTCCGGCGGCAGCGCCCAGATATCCGGTTCATTCACCGAAAAAGAGGCAGCCGACCTGGCCATTGTCCTGCGGGCCGGATCGCTCCCCGCACCGGTCAAGATCATCCAGAACGTGACGGTCGGCCCGTCCCTCGGACAGGATTCCATCAACAAAGGGCTCATGGCCGGTATGGTCGGTGTTCTTCTGGTGGTGATCTTCATGGCGATCTACTACAAGATGTCGGGCCTGGTGGCCAACATGGGGATGGTACTGAACATCATCTTCCTGATGGGAGCCCTGGCTGCGCTGGGCGCGACCCTGACCCTCCCCGGCATTGCCGCTATCGTCCTGCTCGTCGGTATGTCGGTCGACTCCAACGTACTGATCTTCGAGCGTATCCGGGAGGAGCTGCGGCTGGGCAAGACACCGTCGGCCAGCATCGATGCCGGCTATGACAAGGCCTTCCTCACCATCATGGACTCGCACGTGACCACGCTCATCACCGCGGCAGTGCTGTTCCAGTTCGGCACCGGGCCGGTAAAGGGATTTGCCGTCTCCCTGAGCCTCGGTATCATCATCAACCTTTTCACCTCCCTGGTGGCCACCAAGGTGGTCTTCGACTTCGTCCTCACCCGTTTCAGGGTCAGGAAACTGAGCCTTTAA